CACGGTGACTTGgaggaagagatctatatgaagattcctcctGGATTCCAGAAGAATAACTCTGACAAGgtgtgtcgaatgagaaagtcgttgatggattgaaacaagcacctagatgttggttccagaagttgtcgACGACACTGACGCACTATGGCTTTCGACAGTCGCTGTCGGATTATTCGCTCTTCACTCTATCTAAAGGTACGTTGTAGCTGAgtgtgctcatttatgtggacgacatgattatcgcaggcaataacaagtttgcgcttgagagttttaaggcaTACTTGAGGGAGTGCtttaaaatgaaagacctcGGGGCACTGAAGTACTTTCTTGGGTTAGAGGTGGCACGAAGTAGTCAAGGGTTCTATGTgtgtcagagaaaatatgctCTCGACATCATCTTAGAGGCCGGATTGTTGGGAGCAAAGCCTGTGGACTTTCCCATGGAACAGGATCATAAGTTGGCATTGGCAGACGGGCCAGACCTGTCGGATGGTGAGCAGTATAGGCGTCTGATTGGAcgtctggtttatttggctgtcaCGCGACCAGACGTCGCTTACTCCGTACATGTCCTatctcaatttatgcaagcaccaaaggaggcacattgggaagcagctttgcgagtagtgagatacttgaagaagtgtccgggtcaaggtatactactCCGGTCGGATAGTGCGTTGCAGTTGGAGGGGTGGTGTGATTCGGATTGGGCGGGGTGTCCAATGACGCGTCGGTCggtgactggatggtttgtgtcacttggtatgtcgccagtttcttggaagaccaagaaacaacatactgtttctcggtcgtctgctgaggcagaatatcggtcgatggcagctctgacgtgtgagttgaagtggttgaaacaactactacgcgacttgggggtgacacacgaccaaggcatgaggatgtactgcgacagtcagtctgcgttgcatatcgcacagaatccggtgttccatgaaaggataaaacacatcgagtcagattgtcatttcattcgagatgcaatcaaggaagggatcatcagtccgtcgaacggaaggttcagttagcagatatcttcaccaaagcattggggaaggcgcaatttgagtttttttttaccaagatgggcattcgagatctacatgctccaccttgagggggatgttaagatattagatattattctgtgaatattctgtagagtcctaactatggtatgttacctaatgtgtaACCTAgagtttaggtaactgagttatactatatatacgtgtgtgattaatgagaatgacacgagattacacaatatttgacattgTATCacattttttgttttctttattaaTTGTTGTGTGCGGCGATTCATCCATTTGCTGAACACATAATTCTCTTTGACATACCAATGTTATCAACTGTTTTGTTAACTAAACCCGGCTATGTAGCTTCCTTGTCCATCGATGTCAGTTACATTGATTTAATTAATAACATGGGTCACCGCAACTTTGAGGTCAATACTAAATGGAGTTTACCATATCTTCTCCTTAAAATAAGAATAATGTGATCCCCTAAAAAAATACTGAGTATGTGAAAACGCAAATTAAAGACCCGCCCTCGCTCTTACAAAAGCTTATCCAAAAGCCACCCTCGAATTCTACTGCGTTCAGCAGAGAGATGGCACTCCTTTCTcctctcctttctctctcctctgtccCTCCTATCACTTCCATTGCcgtttcttcttcttccttccgTGAGTATTTTCTCCCTTTTACTTTCTGGGTTTGAGTTTTCTgcattattcatatgattatgtTACTGAATTTTGATTAGTATCTATCTTTTTTGTGTTTTACATTGTTCAATTGTTTTAGTGCTTCAATACCAACTTTCTGCATCCTGGTTTTCTTTATTGATTTGGTTTatcttaattttgattttcattgaGGCATTTCGTCGAACAGTTATAGTGCTTCTTGGTTTTATGTCATTATGGGTCCAATTTTATGTTATGCGTTATCTGTTTAATCATTAGTTGATGTTAAATTGATTGGAATTCGGACCAATTTTAAGTTACTACTTTGCTCATGGGTTCAATTGGGTTCCCAAATTTACTCTTTTCCCCCAGTTCAATCTAATTGGTTGAATTTCCAATTTGTGTACTCTGTAATTTTAAGTCGTTTTATGGGATTAAGGAGGATGGCCTTTGTTAGTCGGGCCATTAAAATTCTTGACTTGGTTCTcaattttcttttattcatAAAAATTAGGACATACATTTTCATCCTCGAACCTCATGTTAATGATTTGTCCTTGTTAGAATATGAGAATGCTactttttggggggggggggggggggggggggggggggggggggggggggggttcacCTTGATCTTTGCTTATAGAGAAGATAATTCAGGCAATGTTTCTGCAGCTTTCTTGTTGGGGTTGTTATTTTTCTCCTTTCAAATACCATATCTGTAACCGCCTCAAAAGATATCAGTATGTTAAGTAGGGACTCTTAGAAAGGTTTTGAGGTGCCTTGTATAGTTTTTCAAATGTAGGATGAATCCTAATATGGAGTAAGCATTGTACGGAGTATTAGTTTATGTGTACCGTGAATGAAATCTAGTTTTCTGGTTTCCCTTTACAGTGTGTTTGgataacaattttataaaaaaagggAGGTGAGTGAGGGAGGGAGGGAAGAGTGAGCTTGCATTTTCCTTCCAAATCTTCTCATCGTTGAAAGGATTAGGTTtattgaaagggagggaaaatgAATACTCCAATTCTCTTCCCTTCCCTCCTCATAGGTCATATCCAAACAAGGGAAGTTGAATCCCTCCCTTTCCCTCTATATTATCTAACCAAACACATTGTAAAAGATTATATTGATTAAGGTTGATGTCTGGCTTGTATACCATATCAGATTCTGCAGCTTTCTTGCTGGGGTTGTTTTTTTTCTCCTTGTAGATACCATATCAGACTCTccttgaggcaatggggtaatgattaGCAAGGTTTTGAGGTGTCTTGAATCGTAATAAGCATTGTACGGAGTATTGTTGTACGTGTACTGTTGGAATGAAATCTGGTTGCCCTTTAACGTTTGTATTGATTTCTTAGAAAAAGAAATTAAGGTTGATGTCTAGCCTGTATACTGTGTTATATTGTCTTGATAGATGTCTGACTTTTCGAGGTGGGATTTTCAGCAATCAAGCTGCAAAATGTTTCTGTTGCGTTGCTTCCAAGTTTTGGACAACGCTTAGTGGCTCACGGACCCGTAATTGCTCAAAAGAGAGGCACAGTGGTTGCTATGGTGTCAGCTGCAGCAGAGGAAACGGCTGGAGAAGATGGAGATCAGTCAAAGGTTGAAGAAGCTAACATCTCAGTTCAGAACCTTCCACTGGAATCAAAGTTGCAGCTGAAGCTTGAACAGAAGATAAAGATGAAAATGGCAAAAAAGATCAGACTCCGAAGGAACAGGCTTATGCGCAAAAGAAAGCTGAGGAAGAGAGGGGCTTGGCCACCTTCTAAGATGAAGAAGCTCAAGAATGTATAAGAGAAGCAACAGCCAGGTTATTTTTTAGTATCATCTTTTGTAGCTCGTTTTGAAGGAGCAATTCAACTTGTTTTTACGCTCTGATTACTTGAATGAGATTtactttttatgtatttttgttGTAGAAGAGAAACCTTGTCCTGTAGGTGCCAAAGTTGATGAGAAACATAGAAACATAGTATGATCATTTTGTACTTGTTTTTTCTGTTTGTGAATCTATCAAGAGCAGTGTAAATCTTTTTCTCTCGACTTGGTCTTAAATTTCTTCCCTTGGACACTCCCAACTTTTAGCCTTTTTCTTGTGCATGAATAAACATAGTATGGTCATTATGTACTTGTTTTTCTGTTTGTAAATCCTTTTTTCCCGCCTTGCCCTTAAATTTCTCCCCTTCGATACTCCACTTTTAGCCTTTTTCTTGTGCATGAATAGAGCCATAGAAGTTACAAAGCTACCATACATTGGAAGTTATAAAGTTGTGGTTTTTTCTTGTCCAAGGCAAAACTTGAATAGCATCGAGAAATTGGTGATTTTGATGTGGTTTTCTTTCAACCGAATGGATTTGGCATGAAGTTTCAGAGAATACAGCAACTCGATGGATGATATCATGATACAGAGTCAGTACTATGCCGATATCTTTAGCATAAGCTCAACGATTGGTTGCTCGAGATTTAATTATTGATGCTATTCAAAAGAAAGAAGCCTGAACTAAAATTTGACTATTTACACTAGTTAAAACAGTTTTTAAGATTACAAATTGCCTTTCTACATGATCTGTTGTTAGTAGCTGCAAAACAGATCAGTGAGAACTCTGAGAAGTCAGCAACACTTAGTCGCTGTCAATCTTCAACACTTAAGACAGGAGAACAGTTAACTGACTGAACTAATTAATCACAGCTTCAGAGAGAGAGCATATGTTTATCAGACCAATGCATCATCACCTTTGGCCTTGATATTAAATTTGCAAAGCGGACAGGTAGCATTAATCCTCAGCCATCTGCTGATGCATCCATGATGAAAATTGTGATTGCATGGAAGAGTGCATAGTTCTACTCCTTCCACGTACCGTGATAAGCAAATGCAGCATTCCTACAAACAACACAAACAGGTCAGATCCCCGAAACACCTTGTCAGTTGTCACAGTATCTCGAATATCATATGGCTCAGATTTTGATCACCTTTTAGAAAGTGAAGTCAGCTTCTCAAATAAATACTTCCATAATTTTCCCTAAACAAATGGTCTGCAAACAATTGCCAACTACTAATGATGTACTCGGGCTCCGTTTGGTtgggtgtaaaacattttcagtataaaatgattttcatggaaaacacaattccaaaattAGTTTTCCGTTGTTTGGTTCCATGTAAGAAAATGGATGAAACGAAAGGAAAATGAAAGGGAAAGTAAGCAGGCATGAGGTGGTGAGAGGAGTGTACAAgagagatatggaaaaggaactaaaACAGGTTTCCCTTCAATTTGAAGGGAAAATGGTTTTCCATCATTGGGAGAGCAATTTTACTCCTAGGGAAAATGGTTTTACACTCTTTTGCAAACCAAACAATGCAAAATTGAAAATagaggaaaattgttttccaggaaaatgttttatgccctaccaaacggagccttaatgtGCATCAGTAGGCTAAAGTTGGTGGCCTAGACTTGACTTCTTTGAGAAAAACGAAGGACTTACTTTCCCATGCATAAAGAATATGGTTTTATAGAAGATAAAAAAGTAAGGAAGTGCCACTTACAGAATCTTCCAACTGCAAAGCTAGTTTGTCGGCGACATTCATGTTTACCAGTTCCAAAGAGGCAGACAGCCCTGATGCATATGACTCATGGAACCTATACTTTGGAAGTTGCTTGATCTCATCTTCAGATGCTCCTTCTCTAATTGTCATGGCATATGCAATTGCCACTATTGGGATACAACAAAAGAGAGCCATGCAAATTATACAGGCCATTCCTACGCAGAATATCATAAAGAACACATCAAGTGCCAGGAAAACTACAGATAACCTGCATTTCAACAAAAGATTCAACATCATGTTCCCTGAGTATAAGAAAACCTTCTTGAATTGGCATATATTTACAGTTAATATGTAAAAACCAAGAGGTTATCATCTGAAAACTATAATACCATTACCACTAAGGAAATACTTCCGTATCACAGTATTGCAAAACTTGAAAAATAAGAAAACCCAATCTGCCGAAAAATAACTTACAGATAACAAtgcagaagaaaaaaaagatcAAAAGAAAACAATCTGAACTAGTGAATGTGAAAACTTCAGCTGGTTATATATGGTCCTCTTTCAGTCTTTTGCCCCCTATTGGAATGATCATCACCTCACAAGTCATAACTTGTTAATTTTAAAACCAGCAATTTGTCACCCAAGAAATTAGGCCTCACTTCCTTAAGTGCGCATTCTAATATtgccttttcttttttctcctcCTCTTCCAGTCCTTTGGATCTGCTCTTCACCCCAAACTTTAGCTGTTTGCAATTACTTTCTTTTCTTAGGGAAGGGGGTGGGGACGTGATCGATGAAGGAACCCAAAAATCTCAAACCCGGGTTTTTTCAGAAATTATACGtatgaaaagagaaagaaatatcATGGTGAATCTATAAATGTCATATTACATGAAGGAAAGGGTAAGGATAAATGACAAGACTTCAAAGCACCCATTATGTATGGTTTGGCATGGAAAGGGTTACAGTCAACCCTGAATATTCCTTTTTATTTGGTTTGGCTGAGGAAAGAATTCTATCTAACGCAATTTCATACACCACTGAATCTGACCTCCATATCCACCAGGACCACCACACTATTACAACCACAAAACCTACATGTTCTCCCTCTTTTATCCAAATTGACGACTGCTTCATCTCCCTCGCTCAAAAGGCCACAACCAACACAACTTAATATCTTCCCTTACCCAAAGAAGGCACACTCGCAGTCTCGCCCAGGTCCAAGGTGAGACCTGTCTAAAACGGCCCTGCTACAATTCAAAAATCACGTTGAACATACGCACACTGAGATGGGTGGAAACTATGCTCGTTGGTGGTTCATTTCAGCACCACAAAATATATCAGCGCAGTCCATCTCTGCCAGTCTAATGGTTACGCCAGCCTGAACCAACTTACCTTGGCCCACAAATTTCACAATTCAACCAAAGTCATGGATGGATTGTCTGTCCACTAGTCTCACCATAACCACAAAGCCACAACCACATTATTCTTTCCCTCTCACACCAACAATTACCGTGGCTACCAAGGGAAGCTAACCCACATCACCAACATACACATCCTCTGTTCAATAACCACTACTAGATGACCATGAATACAAAGTAGGAAGCAATTATACTAGATCCTTGGATCAAGCCCTAATCTCTAAGCTTACAACTCAAATAGAAGACGATTTGTTATGGACCAATAACTACCATCATTCCATTATATTTTACTTATATGTGACAAGAATCACAGAGGAACAGCAGAGAAAGGGTGTCCATCATACCCTCCAGTACTGCGTCCTTGTTCACCTACAGTTTTTGGGAGGGGGCAGAGGAACATGCTTCATGCTTGGTCCTTAGTTTTATAAAGCAGAAGCAAATCTCATGTAAAGACACGGACCTGTAGCCTGTAGGTGTCATGGGGAATTTTAAGTGCAGGATAACACACACGTGAGACGTGACCAAAATCCAACCCTTTGATGGTGATTGTACGCATCTCCTCCTCCTGCCAAATCCCTCATTTATAAGTACCCTCTGCACCTTGTCACGACTTGCAAATCTAAAAACTAAGCCTTCAATCCAGCATAAAACCCCCAGAAACTCCCAAAACATATGAAGCCCAATTAACTTTTCATCATCTATCCACATGCTACATTGCAAAGAACGCTGGGGTTTTTTAGACAGTCAGATTAAGATTCAGAACTCTTccaatttttatgaaaatacaACCGAATCATATCGCCACCAGCCCATCATGCAAAGACACAAATGAACCTCACCTATTCTTCCTAAAACCATGGAACCTGTAAAGGATGTAGCAAATAACTTAAGGATTGGACCCAAAGCGTTTAGAAAATATACTCGTCATGATTTAAAATGAATAGAGACCAAATGAGCCACGGCTAAGCTAGGACAGATGGAGACCAGTAAAGCAGGGTTAGCGTAGCTGCGTAGGGCCCAGGAAAACTTTCACCAACTTCTCTCCAAACAAAGCAGTTGAGAAATGGTTGACTACATGGATTCATAATTTACCACATATTCACGCTCCTCTTCACCTGCTTCCATTTGAAACCAACACTTAGTAGTTTGGTACTGACATAAGTGAGCTGAAGGACCACATTTATCACATTGACTATGATTGATACTTACCACCTTTTTAATTCCTCTCAACAATATTGCAGGTACAATCACAGAGTTATCTCGGCTCACAAGCATGCGCATAACTCACTAATTTTACTCACCATTTTGAATGGCTCTCAAGACTTTGtccatccccccccccccccccccccatcacAAATTAAACAGAAACACCACCACCACTATC
This sequence is a window from Spinacia oleracea cultivar Varoflay chromosome 1, BTI_SOV_V1, whole genome shotgun sequence. Protein-coding genes within it:
- the LOC110779269 gene encoding large ribosomal subunit protein cL37 alpha, with amino-acid sequence MALLSPLLSLSSVPPITSIAVSSSSFPIKLQNVSVALLPSFGQRLVAHGPVIAQKRGTVVAMVSAAAEETAGEDGDQSKVEEANISVQNLPLESKLQLKLEQKIKMKMAKKIRLRRNRLMRKRKLRKRGAWPPSKMKKLKNV